A single region of the Pseudomonas sp. GGS8 genome encodes:
- a CDS encoding DUF5801 repeats-in-toxin domain-containing protein, translating to MAAIGEQNSLLTSDPAPLYISTLDSVVTTSVTVNALSVVASGANVTLDETTGLQNSTATPSPAGDADDNDILLASLPSTFSTRLTALGAGTATGAALSGYTGAAGNTGSNAFSVSADPGATITNISFVDSTGAALNGVDSGLDTINGTSILLYTDTNDNILLGRAGGPTGAIVFAAYIEETGSPLSGGKIWTVEYQPLKHPDASNPDDAVNLLNKVFIGAGQDAEFSLANAPSGQQLFLMFTTAGATADANGRIPGVSIVVTGRDPLDQSASSAAITSADTVNSSQGGGSTTLGTNNQAITEQEGLRFSFVTGAKADFTIPNLSPGEAGVEANIDFTQYFGARSATFKVVQETGGTTAKLLLTAVKNADNVSGSQSGVNFVNSYANDSTEKVAIINGSVTVKTFAGATVSSAVITYNADGTVLITGVPTDSQITYSTATDHNRVMIENAGLLTDKSGDKTHADFDIGGFKVLQSSTSTAEIGSKMIFEDDGPSISTTGTEPTLTVDETVLATNATQSFAANFTSAFGADGAGTLTYALGVVTGASGLTDTATNEAVNLSLNGTVVEGRTATTNLLVFTVSVAANGDVTLDQIRAVVHSDATNPDDSKTLTADNLVTLTATKTDGDGDSAHATLNIGQNLVFKDDGPSISTTGTEPTLTIDETVLATDATQNFAANFSSAFGADGAGTLTYALGVVAGGSGLTDTATGEAVNLSLNGTVVEGRTATSNLLVFTVSVAANGDVTLDQLRAVVHSDPINPDDSKSLTSDNLVTLTATKTDKDGDSAQATLNIGQNLVFKDDGPSISTTGTEPTLTVDETVLTTDATQNFAANFSSAFGADGAGTLTYALGVVAGGSGLVDTATGEAVNLSLNGTVVEGHTATTNLLVFTVSVATNGDVTLDQLRAVVHPNTTNPDDSKTLTADNLVTLTATITDKDGDSAHTSLNIGQNLVFKDDGPSISTTGTEPTLTVDETVLATNATQSFAANFSSAFGADGAGTLTYALGVVAGGSGLVDTATGEAVNLSLNGTVVEGHTATTNLLVFTVSVATNGDVTLDQLRAVVHPNTTNPDDSKTLTADNLVTLTATKTDKDGDSAQASLNIGQNLVFKDDGPSISTTGTEPTLTVDETVLATNDTQSFAANFSSAYGADGAGTLTYALGVVAGASGLVDTATGQVVNLSLNGAVVEGRTATSNDLVFTVSVAANGDVTLDQIRAVVHSVTTNPDDSKTLTADNLVTLTATITDKDGDSAHTSLNIGQNLVFKDDGPSISTTGTEPTLTVDETVLATNDTKSLAANFTSAFGADGAGTLTYALGVVVGASGLVDTASGQAVNLSLNGGVVEGRTATSNLLVFTASVAANGDVTLDQLRAVVHPNASNPDDSTTLSADNLVTLIATKTDGDGDSAQATLNIGQNLVFKDDGPSLAFGNLIGTGSVLPQQGYWDHSTGADGLGATGLDISLVNNQFTLVRPDNTTTTGTGTLTEQSPSPDANGAYHFAGTLTGDFDNNASTANTSVDYTLTAYTNGSYTLDLVQGFSSTIVLSSADGSLSAGGPDPVRTLLIPTQNPPTIPSPSEEIVFFSAKATASTADILSGIGLGKPDPTEAQLQTTPLPSYIDSAAMNVSTSGIGVGNNILQGDSLAAISNADESFVINPESLLTGMKVFIDNSVGGYNTATEDLYYRIYYEDGTFSNLTEVNTLTPEAGGQVSFLVQQQGTKLIDAVQLTMGRGDVKIPVIQFIQQTENLASDVKLAFNATLTDKDGDSATSTFDANLFANDLGTTFDFTLAGTAGQRDAFNVDLSFTQNKYQITGFDASAGLRDTLVLNGDQNAVVQSIDNSGANSIVTIAETGGQITTITLVGVDLLNTDIVHGSA from the coding sequence ATGGCTGCTATTGGCGAGCAAAATTCATTGCTAACGAGCGATCCTGCCCCCCTATATATTTCAACCCTCGACTCAGTGGTGACAACATCGGTTACCGTCAACGCTCTAAGCGTTGTGGCCTCCGGCGCGAACGTTACACTGGACGAAACGACCGGATTGCAGAACAGCACCGCCACGCCAAGCCCTGCGGGGGACGCTGATGACAACGACATTCTGCTGGCCTCCCTGCCCTCGACTTTCTCTACCCGTTTGACCGCACTGGGTGCAGGTACCGCAACAGGTGCAGCCTTGAGTGGCTACACCGGTGCCGCAGGCAATACCGGCAGCAATGCGTTCAGCGTCAGCGCTGACCCCGGAGCAACCATTACCAATATCAGCTTCGTCGACAGCACAGGCGCAGCGCTCAATGGCGTGGACAGCGGACTGGATACTATCAATGGCACCAGCATCCTTCTGTATACCGATACAAACGACAACATCCTTCTGGGCCGAGCCGGAGGCCCAACCGGCGCGATCGTGTTCGCGGCCTATATCGAAGAAACCGGATCGCCGCTCTCGGGCGGAAAAATCTGGACTGTGGAGTACCAACCCCTCAAACATCCGGACGCCAGCAACCCCGACGATGCGGTCAATCTGCTGAACAAGGTGTTCATCGGAGCCGGTCAGGATGCGGAATTCAGTCTGGCCAATGCGCCGTCGGGCCAGCAGTTGTTCCTGATGTTCACGACCGCGGGCGCGACGGCCGATGCGAACGGCCGGATTCCCGGTGTCTCGATCGTCGTCACCGGCAGGGATCCGCTGGATCAGTCGGCAAGCAGTGCCGCCATCACCAGCGCCGACACGGTCAACAGCAGCCAGGGCGGCGGCAGCACAACCCTGGGCACCAACAACCAGGCGATCACCGAACAGGAAGGCCTGCGCTTCAGCTTCGTCACCGGAGCCAAGGCGGACTTCACGATCCCCAACCTGAGCCCGGGCGAAGCAGGTGTCGAAGCGAACATCGACTTCACCCAGTACTTCGGCGCCCGCTCCGCGACCTTCAAGGTCGTACAGGAGACGGGCGGTACAACCGCGAAGCTCTTGCTCACCGCTGTCAAGAACGCCGACAACGTCAGCGGGTCGCAGAGCGGCGTCAACTTCGTCAACAGCTACGCCAACGACAGCACCGAAAAGGTCGCGATCATCAACGGCAGTGTCACCGTGAAGACGTTCGCGGGCGCCACCGTCAGCAGCGCCGTCATCACCTACAACGCCGACGGCACGGTGCTGATCACCGGCGTTCCGACCGATTCGCAGATCACCTACAGCACGGCGACCGACCACAACCGCGTGATGATCGAGAACGCCGGGTTGCTGACCGACAAGAGCGGCGACAAGACGCACGCTGACTTCGACATTGGCGGTTTCAAGGTGCTGCAGTCCAGCACGTCAACCGCCGAAATCGGCTCCAAGATGATTTTCGAAGACGATGGGCCGAGCATCAGCACCACCGGCACCGAGCCGACCCTGACGGTCGATGAAACGGTACTGGCGACCAACGCTACCCAGAGCTTTGCCGCCAACTTCACGTCGGCGTTTGGCGCTGACGGTGCCGGCACGCTGACCTATGCGCTGGGCGTGGTCACAGGAGCCTCCGGGCTGACCGACACCGCCACCAATGAGGCGGTCAACCTGTCGCTCAACGGCACCGTAGTGGAAGGCCGCACGGCCACCACCAACCTGTTGGTGTTCACCGTCAGCGTTGCCGCCAATGGCGACGTCACCCTCGACCAGATCCGCGCCGTGGTGCATTCCGATGCGACCAATCCGGATGATTCGAAGACCCTGACCGCAGACAACCTGGTGACGTTGACGGCAACCAAGACCGATGGCGACGGTGACAGCGCCCACGCCACGCTCAACATCGGGCAGAACCTGGTGTTCAAGGACGACGGGCCGAGCATCAGCACCACCGGCACGGAGCCGACGCTGACAATCGACGAAACGGTGCTGGCCACCGACGCCACCCAGAACTTTGCCGCCAACTTCAGCTCGGCGTTTGGCGCTGACGGTGCGGGTACGCTGACCTATGCGCTGGGCGTGGTCGCCGGCGGCTCCGGGCTGACCGACACCGCCACCGGTGAGGCCGTCAACCTGTCGCTCAACGGAACCGTGGTCGAAGGCCGCACCGCCACCAGCAACCTGCTGGTGTTCACGGTCAGTGTGGCCGCCAATGGCGACGTCACCCTCGATCAGCTCCGCGCCGTGGTGCACTCCGACCCAATCAATCCGGATGATTCGAAGAGCCTGACCTCGGACAACCTGGTGACTCTGACCGCGACCAAGACCGACAAAGACGGTGACAGCGCCCAGGCTACCCTCAACATCGGCCAGAACCTGGTGTTCAAGGACGACGGACCGAGCATCAGTACCACCGGCACCGAGCCAACGCTGACGGTGGACGAAACGGTGCTGACGACCGATGCCACCCAGAACTTTGCCGCCAACTTCAGCTCGGCGTTTGGCGCTGATGGCGCGGGCACGCTGACCTATGCGCTGGGCGTGGTCGCCGGTGGCTCCGGGCTGGTGGACACGGCCACGGGCGAGGCCGTCAACCTGTCGCTCAACGGCACCGTGGTCGAAGGCCACACGGCCACGACCAACCTGCTGGTGTTCACGGTCAGCGTCGCTACCAATGGCGACGTCACCCTCGACCAACTCCGCGCCGTGGTGCATCCCAACACCACCAATCCGGATGATTCGAAGACCCTGACCGCGGACAATCTGGTGACGCTGACGGCAACCATCACCGACAAGGACGGCGACAGCGCTCATACGAGCCTCAACATCGGCCAGAACCTGGTGTTCAAGGACGACGGACCGAGCATCAGCACCACCGGCACGGAACCAACGTTGACGGTGGACGAAACGGTACTGGCAACCAACGCCACCCAGAGCTTTGCCGCCAACTTCAGCTCGGCGTTTGGCGCTGATGGCGCGGGCACGCTGACCTATGCGCTGGGCGTGGTCGCCGGTGGCTCCGGGCTGGTGGACACGGCCACGGGCGAGGCCGTCAACCTGTCGCTCAACGGCACCGTGGTCGAAGGCCACACGGCCACGACCAACCTGCTGGTGTTCACGGTCAGCGTCGCTACCAATGGCGACGTCACCCTCGACCAACTCCGCGCCGTGGTGCATCCCAACACCACCAATCCGGATGATTCGAAGACCCTGACCGCGGACAATCTGGTAACGCTGACGGCAACCAAGACCGACAAGGACGGCGACAGTGCCCAAGCGAGCCTCAACATCGGCCAGAACCTGGTGTTCAAGGACGACGGGCCAAGCATCAGCACCACAGGCACCGAGCCAACGCTGACGGTCGACGAAACGGTGCTGGCCACCAACGATACCCAGAGTTTCGCGGCCAACTTCAGCTCGGCGTATGGCGCTGACGGTGCAGGAACACTGACCTATGCGCTGGGCGTGGTCGCGGGTGCCTCCGGGCTAGTGGACACGGCCACCGGCCAAGTGGTGAATTTGTCGCTTAACGGCGCAGTGGTGGAAGGCCGCACGGCGACGAGCAACGATCTGGTGTTCACCGTCAGCGTGGCCGCCAATGGCGACGTCACCCTCGACCAGATCCGCGCCGTGGTGCATTCCGTCACGACCAATCCCGATGATTCGAAGACCCTGACCGCGGACAACCTGGTGACGCTGACGGCAACCATCACCGACAAGGACGGCGACAGCGCCCACACGAGCCTCAACATCGGCCAGAACCTGGTGTTCAAGGACGACGGGCCCAGCATCAGCACCACCGGCACGGAACCGACGCTGACAGTCGATGAGACGGTGCTGGCGACCAACGATACCAAGAGCCTCGCGGCCAACTTCACCTCGGCGTTTGGCGCCGATGGGGCTGGCACCCTGACCTATGCGCTGGGCGTAGTGGTGGGTGCCTCCGGGCTGGTGGACACGGCCAGCGGCCAAGCGGTGAACCTGTCGCTCAACGGCGGCGTGGTCGAAGGCCGCACGGCCACCAGCAACTTGCTGGTGTTCACCGCCAGTGTCGCCGCCAATGGCGACGTCACCCTCGACCAACTCCGCGCCGTGGTGCATCCCAACGCCAGCAATCCCGATGATTCGACGACGCTGTCGGCGGACAACCTGGTGACGCTGATAGCGACCAAGACCGATGGGGACGGCGACAGCGCCCAGGCGACCCTGAACATCGGGCAGAACCTGGTGTTCAAGGACGACGGCCCATCACTCGCCTTCGGCAACCTGATCGGCACCGGTAGTGTCCTTCCACAACAAGGATACTGGGATCATTCGACCGGAGCCGACGGACTGGGTGCAACCGGGCTGGATATTTCGTTGGTGAATAACCAGTTCACCCTCGTCAGGCCAGACAACACGACCACCACCGGCACCGGCACGCTCACCGAGCAGTCGCCCTCACCGGACGCCAATGGTGCCTACCACTTCGCAGGGACGTTGACCGGCGATTTCGACAACAACGCCTCCACCGCGAATACCAGCGTCGACTACACGCTGACCGCCTATACCAATGGCAGCTATACACTGGACCTGGTGCAAGGCTTCAGTTCGACGATCGTGCTCAGCAGTGCCGACGGCTCGCTCAGTGCCGGCGGCCCGGATCCAGTGCGCACCTTGTTGATCCCGACGCAGAATCCGCCGACGATTCCTTCGCCATCCGAGGAGATTGTGTTCTTTTCCGCCAAGGCAACGGCGTCGACGGCGGACATCCTGAGCGGTATCGGGCTCGGTAAACCCGACCCTACCGAAGCCCAGCTACAGACCACCCCCCTGCCCTCGTACATCGACTCGGCGGCCATGAACGTCAGCACGTCCGGCATCGGCGTCGGCAATAACATTCTCCAGGGAGACAGCCTGGCGGCCATCAGCAATGCCGATGAAAGTTTCGTGATCAATCCGGAGAGCCTGCTGACGGGGATGAAAGTCTTCATCGACAACTCCGTCGGGGGTTACAACACGGCGACCGAGGACCTGTACTACCGGATCTACTACGAGGATGGCACCTTCTCGAACCTCACCGAGGTGAACACCCTGACACCGGAGGCCGGCGGACAAGTGTCCTTCCTCGTTCAGCAGCAGGGCACGAAGTTGATCGACGCGGTTCAGCTCACAATGGGTCGAGGCGACGTCAAGATCCCGGTGATCCAGTTCATTCAGCAGACCGAGAACCTGGCCAGCGATGTCAAGCTGGCGTTCAACGCGACGCTGACGGACAAGGATGGGGACTCGGCGACGAGTACGTTTGACGCCAACCTGTTCGCCAACGACTTGGGCACCACCTTCGACTTCACGCTGGCGGGTACGGCCGGTCAGCGGGATGCCTTCAACGTCGATTTGTCATTCACCCAAAACAAGTACCAGATCACCGGCTTCGATGCGAGCGCAGGCCTGCGCGACACGCTGGTGCTCAACGGCGACCAGAACGCCGTTGTGCAGTCGATCGACAACAGCGGCGCAAACAGCATCGTGACGATTGCCGAAACGGGCGGACAAATCACGACCATCACCTTGGTCGGAGTCGATCTGCTGAATACCGACATTGTCCATGGCAGCGCCTGA